In Rubrivirga marina, the following are encoded in one genomic region:
- a CDS encoding phasin family protein, with product MATTTTQDLQKEIKKTADTAVKTARTTVESVQRDLTEAAGDVQDAAHKVFLAGLGALAMAEDEGSKAFKKLVKKGEKVKLPGLGMDRVRAVRAQITGEAEKAADDVKGRVSDARYFAGEKADQAEAQLNDTVTTVMKRLGVPTRTEISELTASVERLTAQIERLKEERVASTTPTLEAVGGGWYEIRLGDVVVEKVQGKDEAEKSLLRVQEQRA from the coding sequence ATGGCTACCACGACCACCCAGGACCTCCAGAAGGAGATCAAGAAGACCGCCGACACGGCCGTCAAGACCGCCAGGACCACCGTCGAGTCCGTCCAGCGTGACCTCACCGAGGCCGCGGGCGACGTGCAGGACGCCGCGCACAAGGTGTTCCTCGCCGGCCTCGGCGCCCTCGCGATGGCCGAGGACGAGGGCTCGAAGGCGTTCAAGAAGCTTGTCAAGAAGGGCGAGAAGGTGAAGCTGCCCGGCCTCGGCATGGACCGCGTCCGCGCCGTCCGCGCTCAGATCACTGGCGAGGCCGAGAAGGCGGCCGACGACGTCAAGGGCCGCGTCAGCGACGCCCGCTACTTTGCCGGCGAGAAGGCCGACCAGGCCGAGGCCCAGCTCAACGACACGGTGACCACTGTCATGAAGCGGCTCGGAGTCCCGACGCGGACGGAGATCTCGGAGCTCACGGCGAGCGTCGAGCGCCTCACGGCCCAGATCGAGCGCCTCAAGGAGGAGCGTGTCGCCTCCACGACGCCCACCCTCGAGGCAGTCGGCGGCGGCTGGTACGAGATCCGCCTCGGCGACGTCGTCGTCGAGAAGGTCCAGGGCAAGGACGAGGCGGAGAAGTCCCTCCTGCGCGTCCAGGAGCAGCGCGCGTAA
- a CDS encoding CPBP family intramembrane glutamic endopeptidase yields the protein MTDPEIQTSAVPTSAPPAAPVASTPTEADAIVDAWPWARPSRLTGWLERNDFHPLLTAFLVFVAAFLLFQVVVAPIVLAIGVVWDLSQNGGGEPPDMTVILEQLTTNGRLMMIANTVGQLVGFGLFAWVVAKLHSPDAREYLRIRKPDGPGLGLAAVGWATLYPVVLWTGQLNERVPMPDWLHQLEQQQVDLLEGLLLGGDLSTMFLFVALALTPAICEELLFRGYLQRQVERGWGTAASIVLVGVLFGLYHLRLSQAIPLSLLGIYLGFVVWATGSLWAGFTVHLLNNGFAVLASAVVRDSPEMDLESLESMGVPWYVGLLGIALTAAVVKALLARRQSLVGTTADARPVEAELVPSPPTSPPVLS from the coding sequence GTGACTGACCCCGAGATCCAGACCTCCGCCGTCCCCACGTCGGCGCCGCCGGCCGCCCCCGTCGCCTCGACACCGACCGAGGCCGACGCCATCGTCGACGCGTGGCCGTGGGCCCGGCCCTCCCGACTCACGGGCTGGCTGGAGCGGAACGACTTCCACCCGCTGCTGACGGCGTTCCTCGTCTTCGTCGCCGCGTTCCTCCTGTTCCAGGTCGTCGTGGCGCCCATCGTGCTCGCGATCGGAGTGGTCTGGGACCTCTCGCAAAACGGGGGAGGGGAGCCGCCCGACATGACGGTGATCCTCGAGCAGCTGACCACGAACGGCCGGCTCATGATGATCGCCAACACGGTCGGCCAGCTCGTCGGGTTCGGCCTGTTCGCGTGGGTCGTGGCGAAGCTCCACTCGCCGGACGCCCGCGAGTACCTCCGGATCCGAAAGCCCGACGGACCGGGGCTCGGCCTCGCCGCCGTCGGCTGGGCGACGCTGTACCCGGTCGTCCTGTGGACCGGCCAGCTCAACGAGCGCGTCCCGATGCCCGATTGGCTCCACCAGCTGGAGCAGCAGCAGGTGGATTTGTTGGAAGGTCTGCTCCTGGGAGGTGACCTCTCGACGATGTTCCTGTTCGTCGCGCTCGCCCTTACGCCCGCGATCTGCGAGGAGCTCCTGTTCCGGGGCTACCTCCAACGGCAGGTCGAGCGGGGGTGGGGGACGGCCGCGAGCATCGTCCTCGTGGGTGTCCTGTTCGGGCTGTACCACCTCCGCCTCAGCCAGGCGATCCCACTGTCGCTCTTGGGCATCTACCTCGGCTTCGTGGTGTGGGCGACGGGCAGCCTGTGGGCCGGGTTTACGGTCCACCTGCTGAACAATGGGTTCGCGGTGCTCGCTTCAGCGGTCGTCCGCGATTCGCCGGAGATGGACCTGGAGAGCCTCGAGTCGATGGGGGTGCCGTGGTATGTTGGCCTGCTCGGGATCGCCCTCACGGCGGCCGTCGTCAAGGCCCTGCTCGCTCGGCGCCAGTCCCTCGTCGGGACCACGGCCGACGCGAGGCCGGTTGAAGCCGAGCTCGTCCCCTCTCCTCCGACCTCTCCTCCCGTCCTCTCATGA
- a CDS encoding BON domain-containing protein: MSASAQVLGYGLPPALRALVDRHQAARAKTTADQSVARRIRDGVRSGGLPVKGLTVYVHDGAVSLYGTLPSSAVREDVLGLVSRVPGVRRIVDHLRIADA, translated from the coding sequence TTGTCCGCCAGCGCCCAAGTCCTCGGCTACGGCCTCCCCCCCGCTCTCCGCGCCCTCGTCGACCGCCACCAGGCGGCTCGGGCGAAGACGACGGCCGACCAGTCGGTCGCGCGGCGGATCCGCGACGGCGTCCGCTCTGGCGGGCTGCCCGTCAAGGGGCTGACGGTCTACGTCCACGATGGCGCCGTGTCGCTCTACGGCACCCTCCCGTCGTCAGCGGTGCGCGAGGACGTGCTCGGGCTCGTCAGCCGCGTCCCCGGCGTGCGCCGGATCGTCGATCACCTCCGGATCGCGGACGCCTAG
- a CDS encoding patatin-like phospholipase family protein → MQLTDHHRTGYVGLALAGGGPEGAIYEIGVLRALDDALDGLDLNDVRVTVGVSAGAFVGASLGNGITTAQLVRSVVGEEPTEHPFRPELFLSPAFREYARRGLRVPLLAWDALREALDDPKGTGGFLSSLVAHLGRALPVGVFDNTPLREYLEALFSVQGRTNDFRRLRNPLYVVATDLDSSETVVFGSEGADHVPISLAVQASTALPGLYPPVEIEGRHYVDGVLNKTVHASVAFGHGAGLVLCVNPIVPVDTARAVADGAMRRGRLTDRGMPGVMSQTFRTLIRSRMDTGMAAYRDRYVDADLLLFEPRRDDYRMFFTNVFSFASRKEVVEHAYRSTLEQLRDRADEVGPVLERHGLRLREHVLARKRFDVWESVGLGGDEPLMPSTVATRDLRDALADLDEWLG, encoded by the coding sequence ATGCAGCTCACCGATCACCACCGGACCGGCTACGTCGGCCTCGCGCTCGCGGGCGGCGGCCCCGAGGGCGCCATCTACGAGATCGGCGTCCTCCGCGCGCTCGACGACGCCCTCGACGGGCTCGACCTCAACGACGTCCGGGTGACGGTCGGCGTCTCGGCCGGCGCCTTCGTCGGCGCGTCGCTGGGGAACGGGATCACGACCGCTCAGCTGGTCCGGTCGGTGGTGGGGGAGGAGCCGACGGAGCACCCGTTCCGTCCCGAGCTCTTCCTGTCGCCGGCGTTCCGCGAGTACGCCCGCCGCGGGCTGAGGGTGCCGCTGCTCGCGTGGGACGCGCTCCGCGAGGCGCTCGACGACCCGAAGGGAACGGGCGGGTTCCTGTCGTCGCTGGTGGCCCACCTCGGGCGCGCGCTTCCGGTGGGGGTGTTCGACAACACCCCGCTGCGGGAGTATCTCGAGGCCTTGTTCTCCGTCCAGGGTCGGACGAACGACTTCCGTCGACTCCGCAACCCGCTCTACGTCGTCGCGACGGACCTCGACTCGAGCGAGACGGTCGTGTTCGGCTCCGAGGGGGCGGACCACGTGCCGATCTCGCTCGCCGTCCAGGCCTCGACGGCACTCCCGGGGCTGTACCCGCCCGTCGAGATCGAGGGCCGCCACTACGTCGACGGCGTGCTCAACAAGACGGTCCACGCGTCGGTCGCGTTCGGCCACGGCGCGGGCCTCGTCCTGTGCGTCAACCCGATCGTCCCGGTCGACACCGCGCGGGCGGTCGCCGATGGGGCCATGCGTCGCGGCCGGCTCACGGACCGCGGGATGCCCGGCGTGATGAGCCAGACGTTCCGGACCCTAATTCGCAGCCGGATGGACACCGGCATGGCCGCCTACCGCGACCGCTACGTCGACGCCGACCTGCTCCTCTTCGAGCCGCGCCGCGACGACTACCGGATGTTCTTCACCAACGTGTTCTCGTTTGCCTCTCGGAAGGAGGTGGTCGAGCACGCCTATCGTTCGACGCTGGAGCAGCTCCGCGACCGCGCCGACGAGGTCGGTCCGGTGCTCGAGCGCCATGGCCTCCGGCTCCGCGAGCACGTCCTCGCCCGGAAGCGCTTCGACGTCTGGGAGAGCGTTGGCCTGGGGGGGGACGAGCCGCTGATGCCGTCGACGGTCGCCACGCGCGACCTCCGCGACGCCCTCGCCGACCTCGACGAGTGGCTGGGCTGA
- a CDS encoding putative signal transducing protein — MKEPASTPHDDSPDERRGRTYEGWVSVFECSTDFEADLVRDRLDEEDIAAVVLTQRDHSFNLNVGDLSPVHVMVRPEDEAAAQELLDREPLTDEELERAALDADVLAPDAHDPISEARLDSGIDEISLDVPEEEEDDEDA, encoded by the coding sequence ATGAAAGAGCCCGCCAGCACCCCCCACGACGACTCCCCCGACGAGCGGAGAGGCCGGACCTACGAGGGCTGGGTCTCGGTGTTCGAGTGCTCCACCGACTTCGAGGCCGACCTGGTGCGCGATCGCCTCGACGAGGAGGACATCGCCGCGGTCGTCCTCACGCAGCGCGACCACTCGTTCAACCTCAACGTCGGCGACCTCTCGCCGGTCCACGTCATGGTGAGGCCGGAGGACGAGGCGGCCGCGCAGGAACTCCTCGACCGCGAACCGCTCACGGACGAGGAACTCGAGAGGGCGGCGCTCGACGCCGACGTCCTGGCGCCCGACGCGCACGACCCCATCTCGGAGGCCCGGCTCGATTCCGGCATCGACGAGATCAGCCTCGACGTGCCCGAGGAGGAAGAGGACGACGAGGACGCCTAG
- a CDS encoding polyhydroxyalkanoate synthesis regulator DNA-binding domain-containing protein, producing the protein MPRLIKRYGSRKLYDTTDSRYVSLEEVAGFVRSGERVEVVENKTGQDVTAAVLTQIISEEGRNGRGLLSPGFLHDLLRVGERALKAGEKAVESGLTQARRGVDDLTTKAVDRIRPGGLVGEVRDEMDRLRARLDGLERSLSELDDDTKTSDQ; encoded by the coding sequence ATGCCTCGCCTGATCAAACGCTACGGGAGCCGCAAGCTCTACGACACCACCGACAGCCGCTACGTCAGCCTTGAGGAGGTGGCCGGGTTCGTCCGTTCGGGCGAGCGCGTCGAGGTGGTCGAGAACAAGACGGGCCAGGACGTGACTGCCGCGGTCCTCACCCAGATCATCTCTGAGGAAGGCCGCAACGGTCGCGGATTGCTCTCGCCCGGGTTCCTCCACGACCTCCTCCGGGTCGGCGAGCGGGCCCTCAAGGCCGGCGAGAAGGCCGTCGAGAGTGGGCTCACGCAGGCCCGCCGCGGCGTGGACGACCTCACCACCAAAGCCGTCGACCGGATCCGCCCCGGCGGACTCGTCGGCGAAGTCCGCGACGAGATGGACCGACTCCGCGCCCGCCTCGACGGGCTCGAGCGCTCTCTCTCCGAGCTGGACGACGACACGAAGACTTCCGACCAGTAA
- a CDS encoding phosphatidate cytidylyltransferase, with protein MSNFAQRVLTGLVGAALVVAAVRAGGWVFALFIGGVALAAQYELYRLVRAGGVKPLIGYGMALGAVATLWPLVPRAGLILSAGLVGLLFAVLYLRRETPLLDAAGTAFGVLYPALLASSLLVLRFAEASGLDEMERFWLTTAVLFSVWGADSFAYLAGRAFGRTPLFERISPKKTWEGAAGGAVGAFALVAVFKLTVLGTAVSWIDVMAIAVASGVLGPFGDLAESHFKRSVGVKDSAAWLPGHGGLLDRIDATLVAVPAVVLYFELTRGLL; from the coding sequence GTGTCGAACTTCGCCCAGCGCGTCCTGACCGGGCTGGTCGGTGCCGCGCTCGTCGTCGCCGCGGTCCGGGCGGGCGGCTGGGTGTTCGCTCTCTTCATCGGGGGGGTGGCGCTGGCGGCCCAGTACGAGCTCTACCGGCTCGTCCGGGCCGGCGGCGTGAAGCCGCTCATCGGGTACGGGATGGCGCTCGGCGCCGTCGCCACGCTGTGGCCGCTCGTGCCCCGAGCAGGGCTGATTCTTTCGGCTGGCCTGGTCGGCCTCCTGTTCGCCGTCCTCTACCTGCGCCGCGAGACGCCCCTCCTCGACGCGGCGGGGACCGCGTTCGGCGTCCTGTATCCGGCCCTCCTCGCGAGCAGCCTCCTCGTCCTCCGATTCGCCGAGGCGAGCGGACTCGACGAGATGGAGCGGTTCTGGCTCACCACGGCCGTCCTCTTCAGCGTCTGGGGAGCCGACTCGTTCGCCTACCTCGCGGGCCGTGCGTTCGGCCGGACGCCCCTGTTCGAACGGATCTCCCCGAAGAAGACCTGGGAAGGCGCGGCGGGCGGCGCCGTGGGCGCGTTCGCACTCGTGGCCGTGTTCAAGCTGACGGTCCTCGGCACGGCCGTCTCGTGGATTGACGTCATGGCGATCGCCGTCGCCAGCGGGGTGCTCGGACCGTTTGGCGATCTGGCCGAGAGCCACTTCAAGCGGTCCGTTGGAGTCAAGGACTCGGCGGCGTGGCTGCCCGGGCACGGTGGACTGCTGGACCGGATCGACGCGACGCTCGTCGCGGTGCCGGCCGTCGTGCTCTACTTCGAGCTCACGCGGGGGCTGCTCTAG
- a CDS encoding putative LPS assembly protein LptD, translating into MVRLLPFLALLLAASASAQVVVPDTAQAGTPAVADTLAAPTDSLTSPPASVVPRTDTGAAPDTVETPAPPIALPVPRAPAAEGGLDRAVRYIATDSLRVTLAPRGGAEPDGPGDVVSLFGNVQTEYEGAQISAGRVDYESAREVLRASGVPSDSGEVGIPQFQGEEGQFSGREVVYNLRTRRGRVTGARTQIEDGYLLGGILKQQDAHVVFAQDAAYTTCDLDHPHYAVEAGRIKVVDGERVFTGPVQLKLLGVPMPLILPFGYFPAAEGRRSGPLPFRYGRDSAYGIFLDDVGWYWAISDYLDAQLTGKVGTQGSFQLDGQFRYNKRYAYSGQVGLQYGRIVTGEPTDPNYAPRTPVGLRWSHNQSFPAGQRLTASVNLQSVSQRLASDNVSDQLQASTSSSVSYAQQWPSVGRSLNASVQAFQDFANNRTTATLPQVSFSQQRRFPFRSGRDDRWYEKISFSYTANAQNAFAYQPLSDSTGVSALDALFSPSAFAEATCADPDDRACDTRRFDYQVVQTVPINASFSVPRYNLTFGPTLTFTETWADEAVVQTFESELNRVVTTSDPGFTPVRRFALSASASTELYGTFPIRIGALDGIRHTVTPQASLSFEPDYAAFGFVKEVQVDSTNRTRRYAIHPTIPTDPTRALNLSVQNTFVGRTVRVDSTGEERSQTNQLLSLSLSGGYNFAAEQQPIRPVSARFTTTAYGFNASGSANFSAYAVDTLATASPVTYFETNGRPLRLTNSNVQISRTFQSARRSGATDVRPVYSPPLPGDPYDPSSILPRSAAVGYVDYSAPWSVALGITINRTAPTAVSDGRTLATLDVSQFNTRLTQNWSLTGSTGVDLTSMEITTTRLGLRRDLHCWELAINWQPIGVTKLFAVSLYVKSGFLRDFLRLDVPNSTVRTGGFGSGGGLGF; encoded by the coding sequence GTGGTCCGCCTCCTCCCATTTCTGGCCCTCCTGCTGGCGGCGTCCGCCAGCGCCCAGGTCGTCGTCCCCGACACGGCTCAGGCAGGAACACCCGCCGTCGCGGACACGCTGGCCGCTCCGACCGACTCGCTCACGAGTCCGCCCGCCTCGGTCGTCCCGCGGACCGACACGGGGGCGGCGCCGGACACGGTGGAGACCCCAGCGCCTCCCATCGCACTGCCCGTCCCCCGCGCCCCGGCCGCGGAGGGCGGACTCGACCGGGCCGTCCGCTACATCGCGACCGACTCGCTCCGCGTGACGCTGGCGCCTCGGGGCGGGGCCGAGCCGGACGGTCCGGGCGACGTGGTGTCGCTCTTCGGCAACGTGCAGACAGAGTACGAGGGCGCGCAGATCTCGGCCGGCCGCGTCGACTACGAATCGGCGCGCGAGGTGCTGCGGGCGTCGGGTGTGCCGTCGGACTCCGGCGAGGTCGGCATCCCGCAGTTCCAGGGCGAGGAGGGCCAGTTCTCGGGCCGCGAGGTCGTCTACAACCTCCGCACGCGCCGCGGCCGCGTGACCGGCGCGCGGACGCAGATCGAGGACGGCTACCTCCTCGGCGGCATCCTCAAGCAGCAGGACGCGCACGTCGTGTTCGCCCAGGACGCGGCCTACACCACGTGCGACCTCGACCACCCCCACTACGCCGTCGAGGCGGGCCGGATCAAGGTCGTCGACGGCGAGCGGGTGTTCACGGGGCCCGTCCAGCTCAAGCTGCTGGGCGTGCCGATGCCGCTCATTCTCCCGTTCGGCTACTTCCCGGCGGCGGAGGGCCGGCGCAGCGGGCCCCTCCCCTTCCGCTACGGCCGCGACTCGGCGTACGGGATCTTTCTCGACGACGTCGGCTGGTACTGGGCCATCAGCGACTACCTCGACGCCCAGCTCACGGGCAAGGTGGGCACGCAGGGCTCGTTCCAGCTGGACGGGCAGTTCCGGTACAACAAGCGCTACGCCTACAGCGGGCAGGTCGGGCTCCAGTACGGGCGGATCGTGACGGGCGAGCCGACGGACCCGAACTACGCGCCGCGCACGCCGGTCGGGCTCCGGTGGAGCCACAACCAGTCGTTCCCGGCGGGCCAGCGGCTCACGGCGAGCGTGAACCTCCAGTCGGTCAGCCAGCGGCTGGCGTCGGACAACGTGAGCGACCAGCTCCAGGCGTCGACCTCGTCGTCGGTGTCGTACGCTCAGCAGTGGCCGAGCGTCGGGCGGTCGCTAAACGCGTCGGTCCAGGCGTTCCAGGACTTTGCCAACAACCGGACGACGGCCACGCTCCCGCAGGTGTCGTTCTCGCAGCAGCGCCGCTTCCCGTTCCGCTCCGGCCGCGACGACCGGTGGTACGAGAAGATCAGCTTCAGCTACACCGCCAACGCCCAGAACGCCTTCGCCTACCAGCCGCTCAGCGACTCGACCGGGGTCTCCGCCCTCGACGCGCTGTTCAGCCCCAGCGCGTTCGCCGAGGCGACCTGCGCCGACCCCGACGACCGGGCCTGCGACACGCGGCGGTTCGACTACCAAGTGGTCCAGACCGTCCCGATCAACGCCTCGTTCTCGGTCCCGCGCTACAACCTCACGTTCGGCCCGACGCTCACGTTCACCGAGACCTGGGCCGACGAGGCCGTCGTCCAGACGTTCGAGTCCGAGTTGAACCGCGTGGTGACGACGAGCGACCCGGGGTTCACGCCGGTCCGCCGGTTCGCGCTGAGCGCGTCGGCCTCGACGGAGTTGTACGGGACCTTCCCGATCCGCATCGGCGCGCTCGACGGGATCCGCCACACGGTCACGCCGCAGGCGTCGCTCTCGTTCGAGCCCGACTACGCCGCGTTCGGGTTCGTGAAGGAGGTCCAGGTAGACTCCACGAACCGGACGCGCCGCTACGCGATCCACCCGACGATCCCGACCGACCCGACGCGGGCGCTCAACCTGTCGGTCCAGAACACGTTCGTGGGGCGGACGGTCCGCGTCGACTCGACGGGCGAGGAGCGGAGCCAGACGAACCAGCTCCTCTCGCTGAGCTTGTCGGGCGGGTACAACTTCGCGGCGGAGCAGCAGCCCATCCGGCCCGTCTCCGCGCGGTTCACGACGACGGCCTACGGGTTCAACGCCAGCGGCAGCGCCAACTTCTCAGCCTACGCCGTCGACACCCTGGCGACGGCCTCGCCCGTGACGTACTTCGAGACGAACGGCCGGCCGCTCCGGCTCACGAACTCAAACGTCCAGATCAGCCGGACCTTCCAGTCGGCCCGCCGCTCGGGCGCCACGGACGTCCGTCCGGTGTACAGCCCGCCGCTTCCGGGCGACCCGTACGACCCGAGCTCGATCCTCCCACGGAGCGCGGCTGTGGGCTACGTCGACTACTCAGCGCCCTGGTCGGTCGCCCTCGGGATCACGATCAACCGGACCGCCCCGACGGCGGTCAGCGACGGGCGGACGCTCGCGACGCTCGACGTGTCGCAGTTCAACACGCGGCTGACGCAGAACTGGTCGCTGACCGGGAGCACCGGCGTCGATCTCACGTCCATGGAGATCACGACGACGCGGCTCGGGCTCCGGCGCGACCTCCACTGTTGGGAGCTCGCGATCAACTGGCAGCCCATCGGCGTGACGAAGCTGTTCGCCGTGTCGCTCTACGTCAAGAGCGGGTTCCTCCGCGACTTCCTCCGCCTCGACGTGCCGAACTCGACGGTCCGCACGGGCGGCTTTGGCAGCGGCGGCGGCCTCGGGTTCTAG